A stretch of DNA from Gymnodinialimonas sp. 57CJ19:
CAGCGTTACCGGCATCGCCTCGCCCGAGGTCGCCGCGGCAACGAACGCACCCCATTCAGCGGCATAGGCAGGCATGTAGCGTTCAAGGAAGAACAGCACTGGCTTGGCGCTTACAACGCCTGCTGCGGTGGATTTCACCATCAGGTTCTCGCCCAGATTGCCCACTTGCAGCATCCCTTCCGAGCCCTGCACCTCAACCCGCTGATCCCCATAGCCCGCGCGGCGGGTGTTGCGGATCACAGCGATGCGCCCGTCCGCATAGGTCAGCGTGACGGCGGCGGTGTCCACGTCGCCCGCCTCTCCGATGGCTGGATCAACAAGGCAGGTGCCCACGGCAGAAACCGTCACTGGCGGCCCGCCCATGATGAAATTCGCCATGTCAAAGTCGTGGATCATCATGTCGCGGAACAGGCCGCCCGATACCTTGATGTATTCAATCGGCGGCGGTGCTGGGTCGTAGGACGTGATGGCGAGGATCTCGGACTTGCCAATTTCACCGGCGTCCAATGCGCCCTTGAGGGCCGCAAAGTTGGGGTCAAAACGGCGGTTGAAGCCGATCATCACAGGCTGTTGCGACTCTCCTACGTTGGCGAGACACGCACGGGCGCGGTCCAGGGACAGATCGACAGGCTTTTCACACAGCACGGCTTTTCCGGCCCGTGTCGCCGCTTCGATCAGATCGGAATGGGTGTTGGTGGGTGTGGCAATCAGCACGGCATCAATCGCGGGGTCTGCGATGATCTCTTCGGTGCTGCGTGCCTCAGCGCCGAACTGCGCGGCCAGTTTCTGCGCGTTTTCAGGCAAATAATCCGATACCGCGACCAACTTGCTTTCGGGATGAGCGGTGATGGCGGTTGCATGCACCAAGGCGATGCGGCCCGCGCCAAGTAGTCCGACAGTCAACATGGATCTTAGCCTTTGTTAGAAGTTATCTCGTAAATGCAGCCCGCAGGTTTGGCCTTTGCCTTTTTGATTTGCTGTTCATGGGGCTCCGGACGCACAAAACTGTGCCAACCGGCAGGCCCTGAAAGCGCCATCAATGCGCGGGACAGGTGGCAGACATTGCTAGAAAAACGACCGCCTTTCTAGCCCCTTCGATGAAATTTGGACACGCCACGACAAACGGCCCGATGGCGTTATTTTCGCGCCGAACCCGCAGCCGGGCCGCCAGAGCTGCCCGATGGGCGACACTGGTTAGGCCACACGCAGGTCCGTCAACGCCTCTGCCGCGATCTGGAATGACCGCACCCGTGCGGCGCTGTCGTGAATCATGCCTGTCACCATGATCTCATCGGGCTGATATGTATCAATCAGACCGGACAATCGCTGCTTCACCGTCGCCGCCGATCCCGTCGCAGACACGGACAACGCATGTTTCACCCCGGCCATCACAGCGCCTGGTATCTGTGACGCAAGATCATGGGTTGGTGCGGGCAGCTTGCCGGGCTTTCCGGTACGTAGCCGAGCAAACGCCAGATATTGCGAGGACCGCAGATAGTCTGCCTCGTCATCGGTATCCGCTGCGCATACGCCGGCCGCCATCATGGCATAGGGCTTCTCCAGATGCGCCGACGGTTGGAAGGAGGCACGATAGATTGCCAAAGCCTCGGCCAACATGTCCGGTGCGAAATGAGACGCAAAGGCATAGGGAAGGCCCAGATGCGCGGCCAGTTGCGCCCCATACAGGCTGGAGCCCAAGATCCAGACTGGCACGTGGGTTCCCACACCCGGAATGGCGCGCACGGGGGCATCCGCTGGCGTGTCGCCAAGGTAGTGGATCAGTTCCTGCACGTCCTGCGGAAAGCTGTCTTCCGGCGCCATATGACGCCGCAGCGCCCGTGACGTTGCCATGTCCGTGCCGGGCGCACGTCCAAGGCCAAGGTCGATTCGGGCCGGGTACAGCGTGGCCAGCGTGCCGAATTGTTCGGCAATCACAAGCGGCGCATGGTTGGGCAGCATGATACCCCCCGCCCCGACCCGCATGGAAGAGGTCGCGCCCGCCACATGGCCGATCACGACCGACGTCGCGGCACTGGCGATGCCAGGCATGTTGTGATGTTCAGCCAGCCAGAAACGGTGATACCCCGCCGCTTCAGCTGCCTGTGCCAGCGACACGGTGTTGCTCAGCGCATCGGCAGCGGTTTGGCCTTCCGGGATTGGCGAAAGGTCCAACAATGAGAATTTCTGCATGGGCGTGCTCCTTACCACCCCACTTATGTGGCCTGAGCACCCGCGCCAAGGGAACTGCCGCCACGTAGCATCCAGATCGAACCTTCGACGCATAACCGGCCCGATTCATTTCCGGGCCAGTTCGCTGTTTCTACGTCGTGTCAGCCCAGTTTCGCCGTCGCACGGCATGCGCCGCCCTTTTCGGAAACAGCCTCCACCGTGATCTGGGCGTCCGGTCCGGTGGCCTTCACCAACCACTCTGTTTTCTTGGTCACAGGCGACCATTGCTGGCCCCAGTTGGAGTAGGCATAGCGACGCTCGTTGCGCCCAGCCAGATTGCCGAGCTTCACATCGGCTGGGTTCATCACCAACTCGGCCCCCTCGCACTGCAACCCAACCGTCACCGGCTTTGCCACACCGTTCTTGACGGCGACGTCAGACAGGTTGGTGGGTAAGTACCCGTGGTTCGAGACCACGGCCGTGACGCGGTGCAAGTCCGCGCCCAGCGCTTCCACCGTCACGTCATCAATCGCGATTTGCGGCGCGGCTGCGGCGTGGCGCAGGTTGAACAACACGTTGTTGTGGCAGATCTCCTCCAGCAGTTTGCCGGGCGGGTTACGGTAGCTCCAGATGTAGACCATGCCGCCGACCTCGATCGGGCCAAGCTGCGGATGATCGAACTTGGTCCATGGGCGGAAGCCGTGGTCGCCAACGTTCTCCACCACCCAATCATGAACCAGCCGCTGTGTCGCCGCGTCCCGTGGCCCGAGGTTGTAATACCCCTCTTTCGGAACGCCCGCCGTGCGCTCCAGATCCCACAATTCTGTCCCGAACGAGATGATGCCCATCTCTTCATAGGTCCAGTCAGTCAATGTGCCGTGACGGGCCTTGGATTTGTCGGGCGTGAATTCCTCATAGACCGAGATCGTGGGGTAGCCTGTCAGCCGTTCACCGACCTCGCCCAATGCCTTGTAGAGCGACAGGTCGGGCGGGCTCATCTCGCTATCAAGCTGCAACATAGAAGGGCGCAGAATGATACCGCCGTGGGTGTGATAGGCGCACATGCCGGTGATGTTGGGATGGTCCAGAATGACCTGACGCATACCCGCCGTTTCCGGTTCCGAGAACGGATACTGCCCCGCGCCGTATTCCTGCGGTGTCCAGTTGGTAGGGAAGTTGCGGTTCATATTGCCGTCTTCTTGCATCTCGATATGCACGTGGACGCCGTCGTAATTGCGGATCATCCCCTCGGGATAGAGGCGGAAGTATTCGCCCCCCTCCTCGCCGGGTTCGCGCTGCACCATGATGTCAGGGTTCACATCATCGCATTTCCATTCGCCCTTGCTGTCGGGCACGCGCATCTGGACGATATAGCCATCGCCGGTGATGTCTTGCGGGATCAACCCTTCGATCCGGTCTTCGCCGGGCAAGAAACGCCCGTTGCCGCACCACGGATGATAGGGTGCGGTCATCGCGTTTTCGGCCCCATCTGGGTTGATGCGCGGGATGATGTAGAACACCTGGCTGTCGACCAAACGCGTCACCTCTTCATCCTCGCCGTATTTGGTCAACAGATACCAGCACGCATAGAGCGCCGTGGCGCTGGTAGCGTGTTCTTCGGCGTGGATTTGCGCGTCGATGTAGAAACCGGGCTTTTCCAGCGCGGGGCCGGTATCAGGGTTGGTGATCGTCATGAACCAAACGTCCCGATCGCGGAAGCTCTTGGCGATAGAAGTCAGCTTGCAAAGCTTTGGGTAGGCATCAGCCAACGCATGTAGATGCGCGGTCATCTGTTCGTAATTGTAGTAGGTGTCGAAGGCAATATTGACGGTCATGACCGTGGTCCTTTCAGCAGTTCGGATCGCGGCGGGGCCGCAACTGGGCGCTTAGGTGCGGCCAAAGTGTTCCATGATGGCGGCAGCGTATTTGATGCCTTGGATGTATTTATCGACGTGAATGTTCTCGTCAGGCGCATGAAGGTTACAGCCGGGGTTGGCGAAGCCGGTCAGCACGCACGGGATCCACACATGTTTCAGGATCGCGCCTTCGGCCGAGATACCGTTTACAATCGGCGGCTCTCCGTAGACCTCATGGGCGGCGGCGATGATCGAGACCGAGATGTCTTCGCGGGCCGAGATTTTGTAAGGCTCCTCGGTGCGCGCTTCGCCCTTCACT
This window harbors:
- the iolG gene encoding inositol 2-dehydrogenase, producing the protein MLTVGLLGAGRIALVHATAITAHPESKLVAVSDYLPENAQKLAAQFGAEARSTEEIIADPAIDAVLIATPTNTHSDLIEAATRAGKAVLCEKPVDLSLDRARACLANVGESQQPVMIGFNRRFDPNFAALKGALDAGEIGKSEILAITSYDPAPPPIEYIKVSGGLFRDMMIHDFDMANFIMGGPPVTVSAVGTCLVDPAIGEAGDVDTAAVTLTYADGRIAVIRNTRRAGYGDQRVEVQGSEGMLQVGNLGENLMVKSTAAGVVSAKPVLFFLERYMPAYAAEWGAFVAAATSGEAMPVTLEDGVAALAMAEAATKSAQTGQPVNLADI
- a CDS encoding LLM class flavin-dependent oxidoreductase gives rise to the protein MQKFSLLDLSPIPEGQTAADALSNTVSLAQAAEAAGYHRFWLAEHHNMPGIASAATSVVIGHVAGATSSMRVGAGGIMLPNHAPLVIAEQFGTLATLYPARIDLGLGRAPGTDMATSRALRRHMAPEDSFPQDVQELIHYLGDTPADAPVRAIPGVGTHVPVWILGSSLYGAQLAAHLGLPYAFASHFAPDMLAEALAIYRASFQPSAHLEKPYAMMAAGVCAADTDDEADYLRSSQYLAFARLRTGKPGKLPAPTHDLASQIPGAVMAGVKHALSVSATGSAATVKQRLSGLIDTYQPDEIMVTGMIHDSAARVRSFQIAAEALTDLRVA
- a CDS encoding M14 family metallopeptidase — translated: MTVNIAFDTYYNYEQMTAHLHALADAYPKLCKLTSIAKSFRDRDVWFMTITNPDTGPALEKPGFYIDAQIHAEEHATSATALYACWYLLTKYGEDEEVTRLVDSQVFYIIPRINPDGAENAMTAPYHPWCGNGRFLPGEDRIEGLIPQDITGDGYIVQMRVPDSKGEWKCDDVNPDIMVQREPGEEGGEYFRLYPEGMIRNYDGVHVHIEMQEDGNMNRNFPTNWTPQEYGAGQYPFSEPETAGMRQVILDHPNITGMCAYHTHGGIILRPSMLQLDSEMSPPDLSLYKALGEVGERLTGYPTISVYEEFTPDKSKARHGTLTDWTYEEMGIISFGTELWDLERTAGVPKEGYYNLGPRDAATQRLVHDWVVENVGDHGFRPWTKFDHPQLGPIEVGGMVYIWSYRNPPGKLLEEICHNNVLFNLRHAAAAPQIAIDDVTVEALGADLHRVTAVVSNHGYLPTNLSDVAVKNGVAKPVTVGLQCEGAELVMNPADVKLGNLAGRNERRYAYSNWGQQWSPVTKKTEWLVKATGPDAQITVEAVSEKGGACRATAKLG